The region TAGAtgattcgacgtgatagacgcatttgattcgacgtaaaatatattagacgcagctagttaaataattcgacgttagatatagacggatctactcgaataatcagacaatagacgaaagttcagtggctgtacattcaattgaagttgaattgtacatagtgtaaCTAAACAATAGTTGAGTACCGGCGGCCTTTTCATatacccctagacaacgatataaaaaccctacattcatataagttttttttttttaatgtgattTTATCACAATTCCGTCTTGTTGAATTATCTTCTGCTATATTTAATTTTCCTTTTATAAGTAACATGGCCCATCTATGTATCCTGCTACCATATCAATTATTCAAACTATTCGttagtaaataaaataaaacaaggtAATTTTCGCTAAACTATtcaattgttagcaacaattgtttcgccacagtGTGGCTTCACCAGGCTACATTTTTGACTGATCAGTCAAAAATACAACTACTACGATAGGATTGATGAATCTTGTTGTACTTTTTTCTATTATACAACATCTTCCAACATCTTATATATTTCTTCCGATACTTTCTTACCATATCTGTAAGATATCGGATACatttttgatttaaaatttttaatactTTTTACTTCCAATTTATGCAGATAATTTTTCGCTTTTCCATTTCCATTTTCAGGTACatctttatatttcattattatttcgtttttcattattttatttcgtttgAACATGCTGACGCCCGAGAGAAatatttatgactagattaTGGCACGCTTGAACATATTTACTTATATTATTTCTCGCCCTAAAGTTTTGTTGAATTCTAAGGAAGGCTtgcaatactttgaatttccaaatttctcGGCATCGCTCGTTTGGAAATTTTATTCTGTCTTCCTAATTTTCCATTCTTACAGTTAATTGTATAACTTCAGTGTTCCTTGAAGTATCATCTGCTATAAAGAATATCCTTTCatcttttaaatattcaatgatccttttgtttttttttattcataattcttcattattataTCATATTCCATTCCTTTTATTATTAGGGATTGTACCCAAAGATTGTCTTCTTCCAATTTTAATTTCCCTATTATTGATTTGTTAACTTGACATTAATTTCTTTCCATTAGCACTAACTAAATTCATCTTTggaattttcataatttcatttcaaaacctTCAACTGAATTTTCGTTAATAAGATATATTTCTGAACCACAGTCTATCAAAATTGATATGGACTTTTTCAAATTGTCCacttataataattaattctgaTAATTCTGTCTGCATTGTTTATTCTATTAACTGAATAAattttcttggattttaataTTTGATGTCATTGaagattatatttatttgtgcGGTTCTAAAAATCCGGTAACATTCTTCATGTTGTATGTTCGTCTTGATCATTGATACATCTTGTATTTCGACATTTTCGATCTTGATTGGTTGTTtgtattttcatgattttcttgTCTGTTGGATTCAGTTTTTGATTCTCTGTTATTATCATTATTCCATTCATTGCAATTGACAAAATTTCTGTCTGTTAGATTCTATTATTGAtcctctattattattattccatcTCCTGGGTCtattaaaatcattatttcttGGTAATCTTTAATTCTTCTATCAATGCAAaaccttttattattattgtcgtATCCTCTGTTTTGTATCAgcctatttttcattttattgagaAAACTTTTAGAATTTTGctgaaatatataatatactgggtgatcCAAAAGTCTGGAAAGggtgaatttatttcgcgcTCATGAGGAAAATCGGAACTTTCCGGAGATTTTGGGTGCAAAAGGGCCTTATGCGAGATAAgaggcccaactttgaaatttcaaatgcaaacccatTTTTTTTTAGCAGATTTCAAGTTGAGCCTCTTATCTCGTAAAAGGCCCTTTTGcacccaaaatctgatgggctTGATCGATTCAACTAGAAAAATTAGTAAGGACCTTAGtatcagaatatgaatttttgcatctTGATCTCCGGATTTTTGAACAACAAACGCTGCATAGGGCCCAAAAAAGgggaaaaaattttggtttcaaccaatttggatgtaaaattttccgctgaatccgaatcttcaataaaaaagatgggtttgcatttgaaatttcagagttgGGCCTCATATCTCGTATAAGGACCTTTTGggtccaaaatctgatgggaaaaattactaaagaccccagtatcagaattccgattttccacctgtgcgcgaaataaattcaccgtttcTAGATTTTTGAACCACACGgtataatcaaatttttcccAATACAATAATCTTTTTCCTTTATCTTATGTTTCCccagaaatatttcatgaatttattCTCAAATGTCTCCAAATCCTGTATTTCTTCTTCCCTACAAGCAAACCAAAGTAAAGCATTACTGTTAAATAATTCTTCAACATCTCCTTTTTATCTTGTAATACACCAATCGAtccttaatttatttttgatatcttCTAAAAAGCTTTTGGATGAAATGTTCTGATATTCCCGCCGAATTTTTGTAAATTATCTGTATTCAATGAAACTCTTGGtgtttgtatatttatattccTATTTATTTCTTGTTGTATCTCTTCTCTAatattatttctgaattttctCTCCTGttgttaaattttcatttttttcttcacaatTCTCAATTTCGTCTTCAAATTTTCCCACCGTTTCATTGATGAATTCTAATTTTCCTTGTGTTTGTTCTGCTTTCACTCCAATCTGATCTTTTCTTTTATATTGTTCATCCATTTTGTTATTCTATTTatcttcaaattcaataaacttattcTCCGTTTCTATTTCATGTTCTTCTGTTTTTTGCCCATTTCTTTTAAATGCTCTCTCATTTTAGGTTTGCTGTCTCATCAAATTGTTAAGCATTCTCGAAAGCACTTTATTTGTGCATGTTAGTTCTTTAGAAGTCTCCATTTTTTCGTTCTCCTGATTTTCTTAAGTGCCTCATCTTCTTTATGATGTTTGGTTCTCAATTCCATTTGATGAACCATTTCATGAATTCAGGTTTAAATTAggtgaaaataatgaatgaagaaaaaaaattctcaaaaccaATTGAAATATGTTATAGAAATTTGGTAACGCTAGAACTTGATTTATTttagccccacgttgggcgccaattgttatGGATCTCTCAATTaccttcaaaaagaaattataaataaataataaataaaattgcaataacCTTACTTCAGTTGGgttcagaaaaatataaaaattaattttttttctttcaaacaataaaaaacttCTAAACCAATTAAAATACTCAACTACACTTATCTTATACTTCTTGTTTATCAATGTTCCTTTTAGTTTTCGTAGAATCTTCCTTTATGAAATTCAGTGAATTCATCCTTCGGattattcgaattttattttgttccttCTATTTTCATTCGAACTTATAACGTTCTTCTGCATCCAAGTTTTtcactatattattatttattcaatttattctcCTTCAATTTTACACACTTTTTAAATTGTGCTCTCCGGTTTTTTAACTATTCTTATTTACgtaatttcttattattatttcttcaatttaccTCAACTTTCTACTTCTCCTTTTTTAGATTTTCTGTATTGGCGTCTACTCTCgaattttttctcgatttttagtggatttcgattttttctgCCATCAATGATTCTATTTTTTGTCTGTGAACTATCTATGGCACTACTGTTAcccaatttcaaattaatttcctATTAAATCTTCTTCTTGTGCCTCTAGAACTCATTTTACCTATCAACACTTAcatataaattatattaaaacATTTCATCAACTACAATTCAATTCCAAATATTATCTATGAAATCAACTgagaattgaattatttttaaattttcattggaatttttTGTGTAGTGGTTACCTGTTTAGTATATTTGGTATATTTCAGATTTGTATATAACGGATCTTACTATATCGAGTCGAGATATCTAAATTtatgatttgaaaattattatattattttaattaattgaataatagttttttattgtTGTAATGTGTGAATTGATCGTCCTGATTTTCAAGGAACTTTTATACTACTGAAGAAGAAGACATATTTCCGAAACGTTCAGAAAATAAAGGATTAAACCCAAATATTTCCTATATAATTACCTGTTATATCTGAAATATACCATATATATTCTATCTATTCTATCATAATCTATCATTATTATCTCCTAAAGTTTGTTTCATTAGCTTAGTCATATAAATTTTCCATGAGAATAGAAATATTTCCTTAcctgtttttcaattttaacaTTGTACACGATCACAATTAGAATCGTAGATACTTCACTCAAGAACCAACAAACGATGAAAATACGAATAGAAATATAAAGGGAAAAAGTTTCATTGTATAACTCTGCAGTTAAATTACATAATATCATCATCAAAAAGctgctcgaaataaaaacacattttatcAAAATGACAGATGAGAAAGCTTCCCTGAATTCTGAAATGGTAGAACGGAGTAAGTCATCAAATCTAGtgatatcaataatttttccatGACAGATATCCTTGTTTGTGAACAAATAATTGAACATTCTcgaataatataaaagaattgatTGGATTGTGACATAGAACTGTTGTAGTTGAATAGAAACGACTGAATGCAAATAAAACATAGAAGAAGAAAGCAAGTCTCCAAGTGTAGGGTTGATATTGAGGTTCATACAAATCTCCATACTCAATAAAATGAAATCGATTACTACAATATAAAGTAGCCAGAAAATTTCCCAGGATATTCTTGGAAACGAAAAATGTCTATATTTATTTGGTTTCTTAATTTCCAGCATATATATATTCTCCAATAGTTTTTCTATGCCTTTCGATCTACTATGAACAGTAATTATCGAAATCCAAATGTTAACAAAAAGAAACACATTATATATTTGGGAAAGAATAGTTTCTAATTCCGTTTTGTGCACAGAAGGCTTCGTAAATGCAGCTATCAGTGTAAAGAAGAATACAACACAACAGAATATCAAcctttttttatcatttctccatatgaaataattttttcttcgatcataaacatattttggaaatattaacGAATAATGCCACATTTTAAAAACGATATTGAATgaacgaaaaaaattagattCAAACTTGTTTTCCATagataaatttgatatttcactaTGTGCATGCTACAACTCTTGAGAATGAGTGAACGCATTTCCTATTATTTTACGAAaattgatggttgatttttgaGGTATACTCATAACTATATTACAATTCCTCACTTCTCACTCATGAAAATTGATGCGATTCGATCCATTAGATAATTATAAATCGATTTCAGTGCCTTATATATGTGACAGTAAGCAAACTCATAACAAGTTATACCTTATACCTATAAGCTTCAGTTTAGATCCAGACATCATTGATAATAATTCATCACCAGACTAGTGCGAGACACCGCAAAAAAATACCTCTGAGCACCGGTAAAGCGGCGAATGACATAATTTCATTACCTGTATTCTTTTCAGAACAActaaattttatagttcttacTGCAAAATTCGCTATAGGAACATATTGATCTTGTTGGCAACTATAACATGTTCTTCTCGGAACATCTCAATTGTGTTTTCTACTGCACAAAAGTTAAAAGATTGCGGGCGTGTAATCACCTCTTAATTCCTAAATCGAGGCTAGATCAATAGATTGCTGGTAACACATGAAACGTTTGATGGAATGATCAAGTTTCTATTTTTTCAGTGAACAAATAGACGGAAACGATATAAAAGCCAAATAGGTGCTCAAGTTGCAGAAATCAGAAATTGAGCAgctaaaaaaatatatgactGCGCTGATTGCCGATATCAGCCAACTGAAGGAAACCATTCTCCCTGACTTgcagcagaaaaaaaaaacataaaggaATGAAATACCCTTGACCCTTGTCTAACAAGGAGGACATTCGAGTAAAACCGCAATCCCTTGATTGCTTTGAATGTCGACTTGAATGGTACTCAAGGAAGTACCATAGGAAAATTACCAGATTTTTGGGATCCAGAAGAAAACAATTTTACACTCtccaaaaataatagaaaaggAAGATCTAGGTGGTGTTACGATTATAAGTTATGTATATTCAAGGTAAAAACATTTGCTCTATTTTTGAATGTAATTTTGGATataaataactgaaaatgattaGAATATTCAGCATCAGAGAGACATTTTGGTGTTGAAGTCTAAGTTGATATATAATTTTCCTTTATATGAATTGGAATATAGGAGATATTCTTTCTGTTCACGTTAAATGTGCTGGTCTTGCTCCGTCCGAACAGAGATGCATGCCAATTGAAAAAAGAACGTTGTTCCTGCTTTGCAAGGAATGCAGTGGTTTTATGAGGAAGTTACCAAATCTGATCAGTATGATAGGATTAtcgaagaatgaagtaagatcaataaagaaaatatagtCAATATATTCAATATACCAAATATGATCAGTATGATAGGGGTAtcgaagaatgaagtaagatcaataaagaaaatatagtCAATATATTCCTGCTTTGCAAGGAATGCAGTGGTTGTATGAGGAAGTTACCAAATATGATCAGTACGATAGGGGTAttgaagaatgaagtaagatcaataaagaaaatatagaaGCATTCTAAATTGAAGCAGATAGGAAGTAGGTACAGACTTATATAGTCAGAAACTTGAAAGTAACAAGGAAGAGGTCTTAATGGTAAAACCAAATTCTGACATTGATCAAGGAGGGGTGAGGAAGATTGTTATTGAAAAGGTAGATCCAGTCGACTTAGATTATGACACGAAAATAGGAAGGAATATGAAAAACGGAggttaattttgaaatatgataatCAGAAGGTGAGAGAGTTAAGTATAGTAAAGactgaaattcagaaataacTTGGTGACACAGGCTAAAAAAGGTAAacctaaataaaaataataaatgcccCTGTAAGATTTCATGTGAAAGTGAAAGATGGAGAAGATATCTTGAAAGatagaataataaaacaaaacaggATAGGAataaatcaagagaaattgaattttaaaaatgagGATATGCCATAAGTGAAAAAACAACAAACTCACTAAAATTGcgaaaatgaatttcaaaacatgTAAACAATTACTTGAACTAATTACTTGGAGTAGGAAATGTTAGCATCGGACTCAATTCCTGTAGATGTTTTGAGTATGCTGCATGGGATAGAAAATATCAGTGCTTAGTTAAAAATGAAGGGGAAGTAAGAAATAGAGTTCTTTATCAAAGGTAGCAATTGCAGATTATGTGTTTACATTTTCAGAGCTTACTAACAGTTGGTAGAAGAGAGGAACTGGAGAATTTCTTATTGAATAACAGCTACGATGTAATATGTTCAACAGAAGCAAGAATTACCGATGATATCGACAACAAATAATTGGCAATTGATGGATCAGGGATTCGCCAAAGCATTGTGCttagtgctttcgaaagcacttgaAACCTTTTTGTGATCCCGAGCACTTCTTGAAAGTTTAACAACaggcttagtgcttagtaatcccaGAAGTGCTCCCGAGCAGTTTTgcggattactaagcactaagtAATTCTGAATTTTTGTCGTAACATGAAAATGCGCCGACACCTTGGTACCCTATGACCATATTACATAGTCTTTGATCGTGTATTGAAATTTATTACAGTGATAAACATCTGACGCTGCCACTTTTGCATGAATTTACTGATCTATCCAAATGGATAGATCTGAAGAGGTTTATTATGTACCTTGAAATTTACgtcttatatttatattttttgaatttattaacaCATCAGTTCATTCGTTAAGAAAAAGTAGAATAtgatattgaattttaaatcatttcatagcaaatttttttaaatgcagTATTCAGTAGATATTATTATGATAATTCGAAATTGTACATTTCATTACAAATCTTCATTCATAGGGAGTTCATGTTTCTGATTGAAGAATATCAgtaagaatttcaatatttccatgattgaaGGGAGTCTAACAATGTTTGATCAATGCAGCGTAGTTAGTCAGAATGTAAAAGATAACATTGATTGAATTTCTGTGTCgagtattataaaaaaatactttttacTTTTTCTAAATCATATCCTTAGTTTTTATGCTTGcgttgtacagtgcatcccattttgggtgagacagccaggtttgtcgcttgttatttaagatagagccttgcggttttcacgttccacGTTGACTTAATATTTCAAACAACCttcgatgaaaatccgaaaTTGCACGTTATATTCATTGATAGATGTGATATTACATTAGGAAGGATTTCGAGAAATAGAACGATTTAGATATTATAGATTTGAATGAATGAGAAAAATTCTTGAGGAATTCAACCTTAGTTTTCTTTTCAAGAAGAGCGGAAATGAGTACAAAGGTGCTCCAAAAAGAGTATTCTAGCCTCAAGCTAAGCTTAAAAAAACATAGGTACAGTgacgacgccagctttcaaaaacaggggtggacggatttttttttggggcGCCAAAGTTaatcgaaattatagttctgataATCTTGTAACTATTtcagccttagtatgtcaacaGTCGCCACTGTATAGGTAGATACTGATAATATGTTAGTCTCCAGAATGCCTAAAGTCATGGAACATTTTCGAAGGACTATATAATAGTGTAAATAGTCTTACAATCTTG is a window of Harmonia axyridis chromosome 2, icHarAxyr1.1, whole genome shotgun sequence DNA encoding:
- the LOC123672130 gene encoding uncharacterized protein LOC123672130 codes for the protein MLEIKKPNKYRHFSFPRISWEIFWLLYIVVIDFILLSMEICMNLNINPTLGDLLSSSMFYLHSVVSIQLQQFYVTIQSILLYYSRMFNYLFTNKDICHGKIIDITRFDDLLRSTISEFREAFSSVILIKCVFISSSFLMMILCNLTAELYNETFSLYISIRIFIVCWFLSEVSTILIVIVYNVKIEKQMNIIDENIQNLQIQIGHKYLQHKSVELSLLNARMNKSKFFIFGFFPLDWSLVYGMVAEISTYSVIIIQFREMEMKKS